The Oncorhynchus mykiss isolate Arlee chromosome 22, USDA_OmykA_1.1, whole genome shotgun sequence sequence AATACACAGCAGTGCTGATCCAATGAGCAGTGTAGCAAGCCAGTAGCCATATGTACCGTCTGCCATCTGGACCTGTTGTTGGGTCATCCCCGTGGCGATGGAGTCAGGCCAGAAACGCTGTAGCGGCCGGTTCGGAAGCGGTTTCTTGGTTTTGGCCGTCTCCGAAGAGCTGGCGTCAAGCATGGGCTGCAGGATCCGCCTCCGCGCATTGATGAACCTGGAACGGAAGGAGAGATTGGACCCATCATGAGAAGGGGAACGAGTGTTGACCAATCACTTAAGGGAATTGAAGAGTTTGAAACATTACTTGAGGTTCCCTCTAAGAGAAGTCGTTCTGTCATTTCATGCACTTAGGTGGTTATTCATGGTAGTATGGCATGGGTTCATGTAACTCACCAGTTGTTGACCTGGAGGAGGCTCAGGTTAGTTTGGGTAGCGATCTGCTTCTTCTCATCCTCTGTGGGGTATGGGTGCTATGgaaacaaaacaattaaatatAACAGTAATTACGTAGGGCAAGATTAAAACACTGCAAGCCAACCAAATCCCAGAATCATTCCAGGTTGTAACCCATAGAGTTGGCCGGTGTTCTACTCACCCCGATGTGCTGGAAGAGCCAGGAGCGCATGACGTTGGTCGCTTGTTTGGGAAGGACGCCACGCTTGTTCTTGGACGAGCTGTCGTTGTGGCCGAAGAAGCTCAGGTCCTGGTTGAGCTGCAGCTGAAGCTGCAAGAGAGGCGGTTACATTAGCACACTCTTCAGCAGGCAGTAAATGTCAACCTTTTATGTTTTAGTCCAGACaaatgtcttacctgtgtgtTCTGAATGTGTATAGTCTGGGGAGAGTGCGTCTGTGACACCAACTGACCCTGTGAGTTGACTACTGTGACAGGCTGGTACACTGCGCCACCTGGAGGACACGCACACGTAAGGGCTGCAAACAGACCACTTTAAACTGCAGGTACAGAGAAAGACTGAAACCAGCTGGTACACTAACAGTCCTATTGAGCTGATGGCGGTGAGCAGTGGTGGTTGGTGTATGCCAGGGTGACATACCTGCCATAACCTGTATGGGGTTGACTGTTACGTTGCCTTGCCGCAGGGCTGACGCTGCCACCACAATCCCCTGGGGACTGAGGGTTCCTTTGAAAGAGCtggaggtctgcacaacacacacagagaacacacacacaggtgagttaAACACTATTCCGCCAtggggcggtagggtagcctagtggttagagcattggactagtaaccaaaaggttgcaattTCAGATCCCCCCCAGCTGACAcggtacaaatctgccgttctgcccctgaacaggcagttaagttaacccactgttccgtcattgaaaataagaatttgttcttaactgacttgcctagttaaataaaggtaaactgagccttcatttttttttttttttttttaccttatcaGGTGTATATGCTACATAGGGTGTGTCTGTGGTGGGTGTATAGCACGAGTGTACGGTGGTATgtacattggggcaaaaaagtatttagtcagccaccaattgtgcaagtaatctccctcaatctggggctccacgtaagatctcaccccgtggggtcaaaatgatcataaGAACGGTGAACAAAAaacccagaaccacacggggggacctagtgaatgacctgcagagagctgggaccaaagtaacaaagcctaccatcagtaacacactacgccgtcaggggctcaaatcctgcagtgccagacgtgtccccctgcttacgccagtacatgtccagacccgtctgaagtttgctagagagcatttggatgatccagaagaagactgggagaatgtcatatggtcagacgaaatcaaaatataacttttggtaaaaactcaactcctcgtgtttggaggacaaagaatgctgagttgcatccaaagaacaccatacctactgtgaagcatgggggtggaaacatcatgctttggggctgtttttctgcaaagggtcatgtatcgtgagattttgagtgaaaacctccttccatcagcaagggcattgaagatgaaacgtggctgagtctttcagcatgacaatgatcctaaacacaccgcccgggcaacgaaggagtggcttcgtaagaagcatttcaaggtcccggagtggcctagccagtctccagatctcaaccccatagaaaatctttggagggatttgaaaatccgtgttgcccagcaacagccccaaaacatcactgctctagaggagatctgcatggaggaatggaccaaaatacccgcaacagtgtgtgaaaaccttgtaaagacttacagaaaacgtttgacctcttgTCATTGCCAACCaacggtatataacaaagtattgagaaacttttgttattgaccaaatacttattttccaccataatttgcaaataaattcattaaaaatcctacaatgtgcttttctggatttttttccctcattttgtctgtcatttatttattttattttacctttatttaactaggcaagtcagttaagaacaaattcttattttcaatgacggcctaggaacagtgggttaactgcctggtcaggggcagaacaaccgatttgtaccttgtcagctcgggggttttgaacttgcaacctttcggttactagtccaactctctaaccactaggctaccctgctgccccatagttgaagtgtacctatgataaattacaggcctcatctttttaagtgggagaacttgcacaattggtggctgactaaatacttttttgccccactgtgtgtgtgtgtgtgtgtacctgggtcTTGGTGGGAGAGTAGCCCTGTCCAGGTGAGTAGGGGCTGCCAAGCTCTCCACTCAGCATGGTCTCGCTGTTCATCTTGGTCTTGAGGCAGGCGATGTAGCGGCTGCAGAAGTCTTTACAAAGGTCACTCACCTTCTCCAGCTCTAGCAGGTGGATCCGCAGCACCTGGATGGCCTTCACCATCTGGATTCAAAGGTGAGGGAGGAGGAGTTAGCAGACGTTTGCACTAGAAATGGCATGTATGTTTGTAGTGTTACGTAGTACATTCATTATTCCACTAGTAGCTACTTTGGTATAAGGCCTTtgtcatgctgtgtgtgtgtaatgtgtaccCAACTTGCTTTATTAACCCTTTGACATGAAACAGTAGCTCACTTTGatgcgctcaatacggaagtggtccgatgaagcggatgctaagatacaggactgttttgttagcacagactggaatatgttccgggatccATCTGATAACATTGAAGATTTTCCACATCGGTCCCCGGCTTCATTAATATGTGCAACAACGACGTCGACCCCAGTGACCAATCAGAAGCCATATcccaactagaagccatggattacaggcaacatccgcactgagctaaaggctatagctgccgctttcaaggagtgggacactaatccggacacttataaaATGGGATTGCGTTTATAAATGGTATCATCCCTCCCACAAACTCCACTGGCTCCCAGTTCAATATATGATCATTTTCAAATTGCTTAGGCTCACCTACAGAGCACTAAATGGACTGGTGACCACATACCTTACCGACCTCCTGCACCCCTACACTCCCACCTGTTCACTGCTTCTCTGACACTGGCCTCCTCACCATCCCTCGCTAGTCTAGTTCACTTACATGGGTAGTCTGTCATCATCTTTAGTGTTCTCCATGCGCAGTCTCATGTTTACTGTACTTTTATacacaatgcattcggaaagtgttcagacccctcgactttttccactttgttacatttttcacatcaatctacacaatatacCCCccaatgacgaagcaaaaacaggtttagacattttaggaaatgtattaaaaaaacctgaaatatgacatttacataagtattcagaccctttactaagtactttgttgaagcacctttggcagcgattacagcctcaagtcttcttgggtatgacgctacaagcgtggcacacctgtatttggagttcctctcaagcgctgtcaggttttcaggtctctacagagatgttccatcaggttcaagtccaggctctggctgggtcactcaaggacatgcgGAGACTTGTCCCGACGCCACctctacgttgtcttggctgtgtgcttagggtgattgtcatgttggaaggtgaacctttgccccagtctgaggtcctgagtgctctggagcaggttttcatcgatctctattttgctctgttcatctttcctttgATCTTGACtggtctctcagtccctgctgctgaaaaacatcccccccccagcatgatgctgccaccactgtaggaatggtgccaggtttcctccagatgtgacacttgccATTTAGGCCAAAGAATtctatcttgtttctcatggtcagagtccttttggtgcctcttggcaaactccCAGCGGCCTGCCATGTGATtcttactgagaagtggcttccgtctggccactctaccataaaggcctgattggtgaagtgctgcagagatggttgtccttctggaaggttctaccatctccaccGATGAatactagagctctgtcagagtgaccatctggttcttggtcacctctctgaccaaggcccttctcctccgattgctcagtttggccagacggccagttctaggaagggtcttggtggttccaaacttcttccatttaagaatgatggaggccactgtgttcttggggaccttcaatgctacagaaatgttttggtacccttccccagacctgtgccatcgacacaatcctgtctcggagcgctacagacaattccttcgaactcatggctcGGTTTTagctctgacttgcactgtcaactgtgggacctttatatagacaggtgtgtgcctttccaaatcatgtccaatcaattgaatttaccacaggtggactccaagttgtataaacatctcaatgATAAATGGAAACTGGATGtcgctgagctcaatttcgagtctcctaGCAACAGGTCTGAATAGTTACCTTATTTAGGTAtctgtattttttatatatttgcaaaaaaagtAAAcggtttgctttgtcattatggggtattgtgattgaCAATGATTtttgtttaatacattttagaataaggcggtaacataacaaaatgtggaaaaagtcaaggggtctgaatactttccgaatacactgtacttTAATTAATGGGATTTTATTGCTTTTTATCCTACTGATTTTCTTGTGTATGTAAAGGGACTTTgggtgttgtgaaaagtgtttaaaataaaatgtattattattattacaagaAATCCCACTAAGACACCTTAGtcccctgtgcccaagaacgccaacggtaacctgcctaaatgacaaccACTCCAATAGCGCTCACAttttgtagccatgaaatgctttgaaaggttggtcatggctcacatcaacacagtcatccaagacaccctggacccactccaatccacataccactccaacagatccacagataacgcaatctctattacactcaacactgccctctcccaccgggacaagaggaacacatatgtgagaatgctgttaattgaccacagctcagcattcaacaccatagtgcccgccaagctcatcactatgctctgtaccctgggactgaacacctccctctgcaactggatgctgAACTTTCTGACAGCGTAGGCaagaacacatctgccacactgagcctcaggggtgtgtgtgtgtgcttaataGTGCTGATCGATTTTaaccaatttaaaaaataaaaaaaatgattaaaaagtTAACTGACTGAtgtcggttcaattatttgaatttcaTTTCGTTCAGTTATTTTCCTTCTCTGGGAGCTCAATGCGCACAttgcacagtttctctagagaataaatcagatcaagcctgaaCTGTGCCATGTAGTAGgaagttgtagtttccaacaggccaatattctacataattACCAAGTTTTCTGTGCTAAACTAACTGCAATGACCATAATCCAACGCCGCCTACTTGTCCAGTCTAGTAATTTTACTCCTTCTACGTTAGGTTAATGTGctgtcactaccatcatgggacatTTGATTTAGTCTGTGTttcagcattcaacccacataatgcatagtacatttaatgtaaaaaaataaaataaaattgaaacACA is a genomic window containing:
- the LOC110501410 gene encoding homeobox protein PKNOX1 isoform X1 encodes the protein MCGFMSLSRSANSPHPYNASVFVASAVKMMAAQSVSMDKYTKREQQGVEQKESDADHDQKFSEERLAAASSPAPTEPQTPFDEDKASIYRHPLFPLLALLFEKCEQSTQGSDCITSASFDVDIENFVCSQEKEGKAFFSEDPDLDNLMVKAIQVLRIHLLELEKVSDLCKDFCSRYIACLKTKMNSETMLSGELGSPYSPGQGYSPTKTQTSSSFKGTLSPQGIVVAASALRQGNVTVNPIQVMAGGAVYQPVTVVNSQGQLVSQTHSPQTIHIQNTQLQLQLNQDLSFFGHNDSSSKNKRGVLPKQATNVMRSWLFQHIGHPYPTEDEKKQIATQTNLSLLQVNNWFINARRRILQPMLDASSSETAKTKKPLPNRPLQRFWPDSIATGMTQQQVQMADGTMVTMSVEGLQSLTSDGATLAVQQVIIGGHSEDESGDSRDDDEMTGLGLDNSDSLQ
- the LOC110501410 gene encoding homeobox protein PKNOX1 isoform X4, whose translation is MMAAQSVSMDKYTKREQQGVEQKESDADHDQKFSEERLAAASSPAPTEPQTPFDEDKASIYRHPLFPLLALLFEKCEQSTQGSDCITSASFDVDIENFVCSQEKEGKAFFSEDPDLDNLMVKAIQVLRIHLLELEKVSDLCKDFCSRYIACLKTKMNSETMLSGELGSPYSPGQGYSPTKTQTSSSFKGTLSPQGIVVAASALRQGNVTVNPIQVMAGGAVYQPVTVVNSQGQLVSQTHSPQTIHIQNTQLQLQLNQDLSFFGHNDSSSKNKRGVLPKQATNVMRSWLFQHIGHPYPTEDEKKQIATQTNLSLLQVNNWFINARRRILQPMLDASSSETAKTKKPLPNRPLQRFWPDSIATGMTQQQVQMADGTMVTMSVEGLQSLTSDGATLAVQQVIIGGHSEDESGDSRDDDEMTGLGLDNSDSLQ
- the LOC110501410 gene encoding homeobox protein PKNOX1 isoform X3, encoding MRGPSVIPISRMKMMAAQSVSMDKYTKREQQGVEQKESDADHDQKFSEERLAAASSPAPTEPQTPFDEDKASIYRHPLFPLLALLFEKCEQSTQGSDCITSASFDVDIENFVCSQEKEGKAFFSEDPDLDNLMVKAIQVLRIHLLELEKVSDLCKDFCSRYIACLKTKMNSETMLSGELGSPYSPGQGYSPTKTQTSSSFKGTLSPQGIVVAASALRQGNVTVNPIQVMAGGAVYQPVTVVNSQGQLVSQTHSPQTIHIQNTQLQLQLNQDLSFFGHNDSSSKNKRGVLPKQATNVMRSWLFQHIGHPYPTEDEKKQIATQTNLSLLQVNNWFINARRRILQPMLDASSSETAKTKKPLPNRPLQRFWPDSIATGMTQQQVQMADGTMVTMSVEGLQSLTSDGATLAVQQVIIGGHSEDESGDSRDDDEMTGLGLDNSDSLQ
- the LOC110501410 gene encoding homeobox protein PKNOX1 isoform X2, whose protein sequence is MKRSANSPHPYNASVFVASAVKMMAAQSVSMDKYTKREQQGVEQKESDADHDQKFSEERLAAASSPAPTEPQTPFDEDKASIYRHPLFPLLALLFEKCEQSTQGSDCITSASFDVDIENFVCSQEKEGKAFFSEDPDLDNLMVKAIQVLRIHLLELEKVSDLCKDFCSRYIACLKTKMNSETMLSGELGSPYSPGQGYSPTKTQTSSSFKGTLSPQGIVVAASALRQGNVTVNPIQVMAGGAVYQPVTVVNSQGQLVSQTHSPQTIHIQNTQLQLQLNQDLSFFGHNDSSSKNKRGVLPKQATNVMRSWLFQHIGHPYPTEDEKKQIATQTNLSLLQVNNWFINARRRILQPMLDASSSETAKTKKPLPNRPLQRFWPDSIATGMTQQQVQMADGTMVTMSVEGLQSLTSDGATLAVQQVIIGGHSEDESGDSRDDDEMTGLGLDNSDSLQ